From a single Arthrobacter sp. SLBN-112 genomic region:
- a CDS encoding amino acid permease has protein sequence MSSKDLSQSIMRRKPIDDIEEENKHSGLFKSLGLWQLTAIGVGGIIGVGIFSLAGLVAAGSESTPGVGPAVLISFLIAGLASAAAALSYAEFAGMIPRAGSAYTYGYVALGEVIGWFIGWDLLLEYIAIVAVVAIGISGYLDAFLSGIGIHLPTWMTSTADEGKGGIVNIPAILVCLLVTWILSRGTKAFGRFELVAVAIKVILILFIIGLGVFYIDTNNYNPFMPSGFGPVVAGSATVFFAVFGYDAMSTAAEEAKDGKKHMPKAIVLSLIIAMLLYVAATLVLTGMQNYKDIDPKAGFASAFTSVGLPVIATIISVFAVLSILTVMLTFLLGVTRVWFSMSRDGLLPGWFSKTDRHGTPQRVTWIGGIASAFLAGVFPIKAVADLTNIGILAAFVVVCLSVIIFRYKRPDAPRTFRLPLMPLVPAFGVLASAFLMLQLHWETWLRFGVWLVIGLVIYFGYGRKHSLMNPNSPRHQEIVEMHRPVG, from the coding sequence ATGAGCAGTAAAGACTTGAGCCAATCGATCATGCGGCGAAAGCCCATTGATGACATCGAAGAAGAAAACAAGCACAGCGGACTGTTTAAGTCCCTTGGGCTGTGGCAGCTCACCGCCATCGGCGTTGGCGGAATTATCGGCGTCGGCATCTTTTCCCTTGCGGGACTGGTGGCCGCCGGCAGCGAAAGTACACCCGGGGTGGGGCCCGCGGTATTGATTTCCTTCCTTATTGCAGGCCTGGCCTCAGCGGCCGCAGCCCTGTCCTACGCAGAGTTCGCGGGCATGATCCCGCGCGCCGGCTCTGCCTACACCTACGGCTATGTAGCGCTTGGCGAGGTGATCGGCTGGTTCATTGGCTGGGACCTGCTGCTGGAATACATCGCCATTGTGGCCGTGGTGGCCATCGGCATCTCCGGCTACCTTGACGCCTTCCTGTCCGGCATCGGCATCCATTTGCCCACCTGGATGACCTCCACCGCAGACGAGGGCAAGGGCGGCATCGTCAACATCCCCGCCATTCTGGTCTGCCTCCTGGTCACCTGGATCCTCTCCCGCGGCACCAAGGCCTTCGGTAGGTTCGAGCTCGTCGCCGTGGCCATCAAGGTGATCCTGATCCTCTTCATCATCGGGCTCGGCGTGTTCTACATCGACACCAACAACTACAACCCGTTCATGCCCAGCGGCTTCGGCCCAGTGGTTGCCGGCTCCGCCACCGTCTTCTTCGCAGTTTTCGGTTACGACGCCATGAGCACCGCGGCCGAGGAAGCCAAGGACGGCAAGAAGCATATGCCCAAGGCCATTGTGCTCTCGCTCATCATCGCCATGCTGCTCTACGTTGCCGCCACCCTGGTGCTGACCGGCATGCAGAACTACAAGGACATCGACCCCAAGGCCGGCTTCGCCTCCGCCTTCACCTCGGTAGGCCTGCCCGTCATCGCCACCATCATCTCCGTGTTCGCGGTCCTGTCCATCCTTACCGTGATGCTCACCTTCCTGCTGGGCGTCACCCGCGTCTGGTTCTCCATGAGCCGTGACGGCCTGCTTCCCGGCTGGTTCTCCAAGACCGACCGCCACGGCACCCCGCAGCGCGTCACCTGGATCGGCGGCATCGCCTCCGCTTTCCTGGCGGGCGTCTTCCCCATCAAGGCGGTCGCGGACCTGACCAACATCGGCATCCTGGCCGCGTTCGTCGTCGTCTGCCTGTCCGTGATCATCTTCCGCTACAAGCGCCCCGATGCGCCGCGCACGTTCCGCCTGCCGCTGATGCCTCTGGTCCCGGCCTTCGGTGTCCTGGCCTCGGCCTTCCTGATGCTGCAGCTGCACTGGGAAACCTGGCTGCGGTTTGGGGTGTGGCTGGTCATCGGCCTGGTCATCTACTTCGGCTACGGCCGCAAGCACTCCCTGATGAACCCCAACAGCCCCCGGCACCAGGAAATTGTGGAGATGCACCGGCCAGTCGGCTAA
- a CDS encoding bifunctional proline dehydrogenase/L-glutamate gamma-semialdehyde dehydrogenase produces MTHVAMEPAVSTGTAQQTVDVDVPQAKALANDAVALVRRWLTEAAKVPVDASAQQLAGVLKDPNGLEFTVGFVDGVVRPEDLNVAARNLAALAPKVPAFLPWYMRSAVALGGTMAPVMPQVVIPIARKVLREMVGHLIVDATDAKLGPAIAKIRKDGIKLNVNLLGEAVLGEHEASRRLEGTHTLLARPDVDYVSIKVSSTVAPHSAWAFDEAVEHVVEKLTPLFQRANSFAGPGKKAKFINLDMEEYKDLDMTIAVFTRILDKPEFKDLEAGIVLQAYLPDALSAMIRLQDWAAERRAKGGAGIKVRVVKGANLPMEQVESSLHDWPLATWGSKQDSDTSYKSVINYSLHPERIKNIRIGVAGHNLFDIAFAWLLAKQRGVESGIEFEMLLGMAQGQAEAVKKDVGSLLLYTPVVHPAEFDVAIAYLIRRLEEGASQDNFMSAVFELSENETLFEREKQRFLSSLDALDNIVPQPNRRQDRNLPPEPMPHSGFQNTPDTDPSLPANRTWGRAILERVASSTLGNASVKGAFINDEETLNSAIANAVDKGKAWGELSGNERAEILHRAGEILEARRADLLEVMASETGKTIDQGDPEVSEAVDFAHYYAESARKLDMVDGATFVPAKLTVVTPPWNFPVAIPAGSTLAALAAGSAVVIKPAKQAARSGAVMVEALWEAGVPKGVLTMVQLGERELGTQLISHPAVDRVILTGGYETAELFRSFRKDLPLLAETSGKNAIIVTPSADLDLAAKDVAYSAFGHAGQKCSAASLVILVGSVARSKRFHNQLIDAVTSLKVGYPEDPTSQMGPIIEPANGKLLNALTTLGDGENWAVEPKKLDNTGRLWSPGVRYGVKRGSYFHLTEFFGPVLGVMTADTLEEAIAIQNQIEYGLTAGLHSLNSEELGIWLDTIQAGNLYVNRGITGAIVQRQPFGGWKKSAVGASTKAGGPNYLAGLGDWTPAASTATASITHPAVSRILNAAGSALQPAELESVQRALASDAAAWAGEFGTAKDVSGLSAERNIFRYRSLPVTIRLSEGAPLAHLVRTVAAGVVAGSAVTVSSAVELPAQLRSVLTAQDIEVMVESDAGWLASAGHLASAGKLSGARIRLIGGDASALAEATGGRPDLAIYAHAVTEAGRVELLPFLHEQAVSITGHRFGTPNHLSDALI; encoded by the coding sequence ATGACCCACGTTGCAATGGAACCAGCAGTTTCCACCGGTACCGCACAGCAGACCGTTGACGTCGACGTCCCCCAGGCAAAGGCCCTCGCCAATGACGCAGTGGCCCTGGTCCGGCGCTGGCTCACCGAGGCCGCCAAGGTCCCGGTGGACGCCTCCGCCCAGCAGCTCGCCGGCGTCCTGAAGGACCCCAACGGCCTGGAATTCACCGTTGGCTTCGTGGACGGCGTGGTCCGCCCCGAGGACCTGAACGTGGCAGCCCGCAACCTGGCCGCCCTGGCCCCGAAGGTACCGGCCTTCCTGCCCTGGTACATGCGCAGCGCCGTGGCACTGGGCGGCACCATGGCCCCGGTGATGCCGCAGGTGGTCATCCCCATCGCCCGCAAAGTCCTCCGCGAGATGGTGGGACACCTGATCGTTGACGCTACCGACGCCAAGCTGGGCCCGGCCATCGCCAAGATCCGCAAGGACGGCATCAAGCTCAACGTCAACCTCCTGGGCGAGGCAGTCCTGGGGGAGCACGAGGCCTCCCGCCGGCTCGAGGGCACCCACACCCTGCTGGCGCGCCCCGACGTCGACTACGTCTCCATCAAGGTCTCCTCCACCGTTGCCCCGCACTCGGCCTGGGCCTTCGACGAAGCCGTGGAACACGTCGTCGAAAAGCTCACCCCGCTCTTCCAGCGCGCCAACTCCTTCGCCGGCCCGGGTAAGAAGGCCAAGTTCATCAACCTGGACATGGAGGAGTACAAGGACCTGGACATGACCATCGCGGTCTTCACCAGGATCCTGGACAAGCCCGAGTTCAAGGACCTTGAGGCCGGCATCGTGCTCCAGGCCTACCTTCCGGATGCCCTGTCCGCCATGATCCGCCTGCAGGACTGGGCCGCTGAACGCCGTGCCAAGGGCGGCGCCGGCATCAAGGTCCGCGTGGTCAAGGGTGCCAACCTGCCGATGGAGCAGGTGGAGTCCTCGCTGCACGACTGGCCGCTGGCCACCTGGGGCTCCAAGCAGGACTCTGACACCAGCTACAAGAGCGTCATCAACTACTCCCTGCACCCTGAGCGGATCAAGAACATCCGGATCGGCGTTGCCGGCCACAACCTGTTCGACATCGCCTTCGCCTGGCTCCTGGCCAAGCAGCGCGGCGTGGAATCCGGCATCGAGTTCGAGATGCTGCTGGGCATGGCGCAGGGCCAGGCCGAGGCCGTCAAGAAGGACGTAGGTTCCCTGCTGCTCTACACGCCGGTGGTGCACCCGGCCGAGTTCGACGTGGCCATCGCCTACTTGATCCGCCGCCTGGAAGAAGGCGCCAGCCAGGACAACTTCATGTCCGCGGTGTTCGAACTCAGCGAAAACGAAACGCTCTTCGAGCGCGAAAAGCAGCGTTTCCTCTCCTCGCTGGACGCCCTGGACAACATTGTTCCGCAGCCCAACCGCCGCCAGGACCGCAACCTGCCCCCGGAGCCCATGCCGCACAGCGGTTTCCAGAACACCCCGGACACCGATCCATCCCTGCCCGCCAACCGCACTTGGGGACGCGCCATCCTGGAACGCGTCGCGTCCTCCACGCTGGGCAACGCCTCGGTGAAGGGCGCGTTCATCAACGACGAAGAAACCCTCAACTCAGCCATCGCCAATGCCGTGGACAAGGGCAAGGCCTGGGGTGAACTCTCCGGCAACGAACGCGCTGAAATCCTGCACCGGGCCGGCGAGATCCTGGAAGCGCGCAGGGCCGACCTCCTGGAGGTCATGGCCAGCGAAACCGGCAAAACCATTGACCAGGGCGATCCGGAAGTCAGCGAGGCCGTGGACTTCGCCCACTACTACGCCGAGTCCGCCCGCAAGCTGGACATGGTCGACGGCGCCACGTTCGTCCCAGCCAAGCTCACCGTTGTCACGCCGCCATGGAACTTCCCGGTCGCCATCCCCGCAGGATCCACCCTCGCGGCACTCGCCGCCGGCTCCGCCGTCGTCATCAAGCCCGCCAAGCAGGCCGCCCGCAGCGGCGCCGTCATGGTGGAGGCGCTGTGGGAAGCCGGCGTGCCCAAGGGCGTGCTGACCATGGTGCAGCTCGGCGAGCGGGAGCTCGGCACGCAGCTGATCAGCCACCCGGCCGTGGACCGCGTGATCCTCACCGGCGGCTACGAAACCGCCGAACTGTTCCGCTCCTTCCGCAAGGACCTGCCGCTGCTGGCCGAAACCAGCGGCAAGAACGCCATCATCGTGACCCCCAGCGCCGACCTGGACCTAGCGGCCAAGGACGTGGCCTACTCCGCGTTCGGCCACGCCGGCCAGAAGTGCTCCGCCGCCTCACTGGTGATCCTGGTGGGCTCCGTGGCAAGGTCCAAGCGGTTCCACAACCAGCTTATCGACGCCGTCACCTCGCTGAAGGTGGGCTATCCGGAGGATCCCACCAGCCAGATGGGCCCGATCATCGAGCCCGCCAACGGCAAACTCCTCAACGCCCTCACCACACTGGGTGACGGCGAGAACTGGGCGGTGGAACCAAAGAAGCTGGACAACACCGGACGGCTCTGGAGCCCGGGCGTGCGCTACGGCGTCAAGCGCGGCTCCTACTTCCACCTGACCGAGTTCTTCGGCCCGGTCCTGGGCGTCATGACCGCGGACACCCTGGAAGAGGCCATCGCCATCCAGAACCAGATTGAGTACGGCCTCACCGCCGGCCTGCACTCGCTGAACTCGGAGGAACTGGGCATCTGGCTGGATACCATCCAGGCCGGCAACCTCTACGTCAACCGCGGCATCACCGGTGCCATCGTGCAGCGCCAGCCCTTCGGCGGCTGGAAGAAGTCCGCCGTCGGCGCCAGCACCAAGGCGGGCGGCCCCAATTACCTGGCCGGCCTGGGTGACTGGACCCCCGCGGCCAGCACCGCCACGGCATCCATCACACACCCGGCCGTCAGCCGCATCCTCAACGCGGCCGGCTCCGCCCTGCAGCCGGCCGAGCTCGAGTCCGTGCAGCGTGCCCTGGCCTCCGACGCCGCAGCATGGGCTGGGGAGTTCGGCACGGCAAAGGATGTCTCCGGGCTGAGTGCCGAGCGCAACATCTTCCGCTACCGCAGCCTGCCGGTCACCATCCGGCTGTCCGAAGGCGCGCCGCTGGCGCACCTTGTCCGGACCGTGGCCGCCGGTGTTGTGGCGGGATCCGCAGTCACCGTGTCCTCCGCCGTCGAACTTCCCGCCCAGCTGCGCTCCGTGCTCACCGCACAGGACATCGAGGTGATGGTGGAGTCCGACGCCGGCTGGCTGGCTTCGGCGGGACACCTCGCCTCCGCCGGCAAGCTGTCCGGTGCCCGCATCCGCCTGATCGGCGGCGACGCCTCGGCGCTGGCTGAGGCCACCGGCGGCCGGCCCGACCTGGCCATCTACGCCCACGCCGTCACCGAGGCAGGACGCGTGGAACTGCTGCCGTTCCTGCACGAACAGGCCGTCAGCATCACCGGGCACCGGTTCGGCACCCCGAACCACCTGTCGGACGCGCTGATCTGA
- a CDS encoding MFS transporter, giving the protein MAPPPPSSASVSQPVIDAAGSAPPDSQTQPLPVVTERLPWKHTFISLKVPNFRIFAAGHFIAVIAIWMQRIAQDWLVLQLSGSVTAVGITVALQFLPSLLLGPWGGMIADRFAKRKILILCQGMAAILAATLATLALTGAIMVWHVYAIALVLGLVTVLDQPARQVFVNELVGPQYLRNAISVNSTTFQLGGLIGPALAGLLLTAVGAGWAFAANAVACCSTVAMLLILRKDQLYVSAPAPKSKGMLREGLRYALGKPTIYWPWLMAGFISVFAMSLPVVLAAFADHVFQVGAGGYGLLNALVALGALAGAVASTRRRQLRLRSVVFCAGMYGLMLCLAALAPSMPWFGAVMVLSGFWCLMFLTGSNQLVQVSSNMGIRGRVMSLYIMVLIGGQALGGPMLGWIAEHADPHVALLVSGGVPALAAMTMGVILARKGGLKLRMDLKGRRPVRIVSRAGA; this is encoded by the coding sequence GTGGCACCCCCACCGCCTTCGTCGGCCTCCGTCTCCCAGCCAGTGATCGACGCGGCGGGCTCAGCGCCGCCGGACAGCCAGACCCAGCCACTTCCCGTCGTCACGGAACGGCTCCCCTGGAAGCACACCTTCATCTCGCTGAAGGTGCCCAACTTCCGGATCTTCGCCGCGGGCCATTTCATTGCGGTCATCGCCATCTGGATGCAGCGGATCGCCCAGGACTGGCTGGTATTGCAGCTCTCGGGATCCGTGACCGCCGTGGGCATCACCGTGGCGCTGCAGTTCCTGCCCTCCCTGCTGCTGGGGCCATGGGGCGGCATGATCGCCGACCGGTTCGCCAAGCGGAAGATCCTCATCCTTTGCCAGGGCATGGCCGCCATTCTGGCCGCAACACTGGCCACCCTGGCCCTCACCGGCGCCATCATGGTGTGGCATGTCTACGCCATCGCCCTGGTCCTGGGTCTGGTGACCGTCCTTGACCAGCCGGCCCGCCAGGTATTCGTCAACGAGCTCGTTGGCCCCCAGTACCTGCGGAACGCCATCAGCGTCAACTCCACCACCTTCCAACTGGGCGGCCTGATCGGCCCTGCGCTTGCGGGGCTGCTCCTCACAGCGGTGGGGGCCGGCTGGGCCTTCGCCGCCAACGCCGTGGCCTGCTGCTCCACTGTTGCCATGCTCCTGATCCTGCGGAAGGACCAGCTGTACGTCAGTGCCCCCGCACCCAAAAGCAAGGGCATGCTCCGCGAGGGACTGCGCTACGCGCTGGGCAAGCCCACCATCTATTGGCCGTGGCTGATGGCCGGCTTCATCTCAGTCTTCGCCATGAGCCTGCCCGTGGTGCTCGCCGCCTTCGCGGACCATGTCTTCCAGGTGGGGGCCGGCGGGTACGGCCTCCTCAACGCCCTGGTGGCACTCGGTGCCCTGGCCGGCGCCGTGGCATCCACCCGGCGTCGGCAGCTCCGTCTGCGTTCCGTAGTGTTCTGCGCCGGAATGTACGGCCTGATGCTCTGCCTCGCCGCCCTTGCCCCCTCCATGCCGTGGTTTGGGGCCGTCATGGTGCTGTCCGGCTTCTGGTGCCTGATGTTCCTCACCGGCTCCAATCAGCTGGTGCAGGTCAGTTCCAACATGGGCATCCGCGGGCGGGTGATGAGCCTGTACATCATGGTGCTGATCGGCGGCCAGGCACTGGGCGGCCCCATGCTGGGCTGGATCGCCGAACATGCCGATCCCCATGTTGCCCTGCTGGTCTCCGGCGGCGTCCCCGCACTCGCGGCCATGACGATGGGCGTCATCCTGGCGCGGAAGGGCGGACTGAAGCTTCGGATGGATCTGAAGGGCCGCCGCCCGGTGAGGATCGTCAGCCGCGCAGGAGCCTAG
- a CDS encoding N(5)-(carboxyethyl)ornithine synthase, with the protein MSGQQTQLSLGVLASTRKPDERRVPIHPLHFERIEPGLRQRIILEQGYGERFGVPDSHLAPLVGRMAARAELLAAADVVLLPKPQPEDLADMRDGQVLWGWPHCVQDRAITQLAIDKKLTLIAFEAMNHWASDGGFGLHVFHKNNELAGYCSVLHALALTGSTGDYGRRLSAVVIGFGATARGAVTALNAHGIHDVQVLTNRGVAAVGAPIHSVNIVQFDHDAEAPFLSQVITERGRVPLAPFLAESDIVVNCTLQDPNNPLTYLRTEDLAGFRPGSLIIDVSCDEGMGFSWARSTTFADPMFTVGEHINYYAVDHSPSYLWNSSSWEISQALQPFLETVMAGPAAWEGNDTIARAIEIRDGVIRNEAVLQFQERGAEYPHRPLHLATL; encoded by the coding sequence GTGAGTGGCCAACAGACCCAGCTGAGCCTGGGCGTCCTGGCCTCCACGCGGAAACCGGACGAGCGCCGTGTTCCCATCCACCCCCTGCACTTCGAGCGGATCGAACCCGGACTGCGGCAGCGCATCATCCTGGAGCAGGGCTACGGCGAGCGCTTCGGCGTCCCGGACAGCCACCTCGCACCTTTGGTGGGACGAATGGCGGCCAGGGCAGAGCTGTTGGCCGCGGCCGACGTCGTGCTCCTGCCCAAACCCCAGCCGGAAGACCTCGCCGACATGCGCGACGGGCAGGTCCTCTGGGGTTGGCCGCACTGCGTCCAGGACCGCGCCATCACCCAACTCGCCATCGACAAGAAGCTCACCCTCATCGCATTCGAGGCCATGAACCACTGGGCCAGCGACGGCGGGTTCGGCCTGCACGTGTTCCACAAGAACAACGAGCTCGCCGGATACTGCTCGGTCCTGCATGCGCTGGCATTGACGGGCTCCACGGGAGACTACGGACGCCGGCTGAGCGCCGTCGTGATCGGCTTCGGCGCCACGGCCCGGGGTGCAGTGACGGCGCTGAATGCGCACGGCATCCACGACGTCCAGGTGCTCACCAACCGCGGTGTGGCCGCGGTGGGCGCACCGATCCATTCGGTGAACATCGTGCAGTTTGACCACGACGCCGAGGCCCCCTTCCTGAGCCAGGTCATCACGGAGCGTGGCCGGGTTCCGCTGGCGCCGTTCCTGGCCGAAAGCGACATCGTGGTCAACTGCACGCTGCAGGACCCGAACAATCCCCTGACCTACCTGCGGACAGAGGACCTGGCGGGGTTCCGTCCGGGCAGCCTCATCATTGACGTCTCCTGCGACGAAGGCATGGGATTCAGCTGGGCGCGGTCCACCACGTTTGCCGATCCCATGTTCACGGTGGGTGAGCACATCAACTACTACGCTGTGGACCACAGCCCCTCCTACCTCTGGAACTCCTCCAGCTGGGAGATCAGCCAGGCACTGCAGCCGTTCCTCGAAACCGTGATGGCCGGCCCGGCCGCTTGGGAAGGCAACGACACCATTGCGCGGGCCATCGAGATCCGTGACGGTGTCATCCGCAATGAGGCCGTGCTCCAGTTCCAGGAGCGGGGCGCGGAGTATCCGCACCGGCCACTGCACCTGGCAACCCTCTAG
- a CDS encoding LysR substrate-binding domain-containing protein codes for MFEPAQLRSFLAVADTLSFTKAAERLGLAQPTISQHIRKLEAAAKRSLITRDTRDVRLTDNGDAMAGFARTILSAHDAAARYFSGSAMRGRLRFGTADDLAITGLPRILREFRQIYPQINLELTVGQSDQLYRKLNAGQLDLVFVKWVAGAKDGTVVQHDSFSWVGLEQTVLEPGAPVPLIAYPAPSLSRKLAIDALEANGRTWRITCTTRQISGVLAAVRAGIGVAVMPTSLVPEDLKIITRRFDLPAVGDVDFTLIRNPLANAEVIDALTQSIVGRTINRQT; via the coding sequence ATGTTCGAGCCAGCCCAGCTGCGTTCCTTCCTCGCGGTGGCGGACACGCTCAGCTTCACCAAGGCCGCCGAGCGGCTGGGGCTGGCGCAGCCCACCATCAGCCAGCACATCCGCAAGCTCGAAGCCGCCGCCAAGCGCAGCCTGATTACCCGGGACACCCGCGACGTCCGGCTTACCGATAATGGCGATGCCATGGCAGGCTTTGCCCGGACCATCCTGTCCGCGCACGACGCCGCCGCCCGCTACTTCTCCGGCTCAGCAATGCGGGGACGCCTGCGGTTCGGCACCGCGGACGACCTCGCCATCACCGGGCTCCCCCGGATCCTGCGTGAATTCCGGCAGATCTACCCCCAGATCAACCTGGAACTGACGGTGGGTCAAAGCGACCAGCTGTACCGCAAGCTCAACGCCGGCCAGCTTGACCTGGTGTTCGTGAAATGGGTGGCCGGGGCAAAGGACGGCACCGTGGTCCAGCATGATTCGTTCTCCTGGGTGGGGCTGGAACAGACAGTGCTGGAGCCCGGGGCGCCCGTGCCGCTGATTGCCTACCCGGCCCCCAGCCTCAGCCGGAAGCTGGCCATCGATGCGCTGGAAGCCAACGGCAGGACCTGGCGGATCACCTGCACCACCCGCCAGATCAGCGGCGTGCTCGCGGCGGTTCGCGCCGGAATCGGCGTGGCCGTCATGCCCACGTCGCTGGTGCCCGAGGACCTGAAGATCATCACCCGGCGCTTCGACCTTCCCGCCGTGGGGGACGTGGATTTCACGCTGATCCGTAACCCGCTGGCGAACGCCGAAGTGATCGACGCCCTCACCCAATCGATCGTGGGCCGGACCATTAACCGCCAAACTTAA